A part of Thermocrinis albus DSM 14484 genomic DNA contains:
- a CDS encoding enoyl-ACP reductase FabI, protein MGLLEGKRALITGVANERSIAYGIAKAFRREGAELAFTYAIEKLRPKVEEIAHQLGSRLVMKCDVTSDEDIKNVIQTLEKEWGFLDILVHSIAYAPKEEFKGGVIDTSREGFKIAMDVSVYSLIALTREALPLMEGREGSIITLSYYGAEKVVPHYNVMGIAKAALESTVRYLAYDIAKKGHRINAISAGPVKTLAAYSITGFHLLMEHTTKVNPFGRPITIEDVGDTAVFLCSHWARGITGEVIHVDNGYHIMGVFGREEDIKKEVFES, encoded by the coding sequence ATGGGTCTTCTGGAAGGAAAGAGAGCTCTCATAACGGGTGTTGCCAACGAGAGGAGCATTGCTTACGGCATCGCAAAAGCCTTCAGGCGAGAGGGTGCAGAGTTGGCCTTTACCTACGCCATTGAGAAGTTAAGACCCAAGGTGGAAGAGATAGCTCACCAACTGGGTAGTAGATTGGTGATGAAGTGTGATGTCACCTCCGACGAGGATATAAAAAACGTGATCCAAACCCTTGAGAAAGAGTGGGGCTTCCTTGACATACTGGTTCACTCTATAGCCTACGCTCCTAAAGAAGAGTTCAAGGGAGGTGTGATAGATACGTCGCGGGAAGGCTTTAAGATAGCCATGGATGTTTCCGTATACTCTCTCATAGCCCTCACGCGGGAGGCTCTACCCCTCATGGAAGGTAGGGAAGGTAGCATAATAACCCTGTCTTACTACGGAGCGGAGAAGGTGGTACCTCACTACAACGTGATGGGAATAGCCAAAGCCGCTCTTGAAAGCACTGTTAGGTATCTGGCCTACGATATAGCCAAGAAGGGACACAGGATCAACGCCATATCTGCTGGACCTGTGAAAACTTTGGCTGCCTACAGCATAACAGGTTTCCATCTTTTGATGGAACACACCACCAAAGTAAACCCCTTCGGTAGACCTATCACCATAGAGGATGTAGGCGATACAGCGGTTTTCCTCTGTAGTCATTGGGCCAGAGGTATCACCGGTGAGGTAATACATGTGGACAATGGGTACCACATCATGGGTGTCTTTGGTAGAGAGGAGGACATAAAGAAGGAAGTTTTTGAAAGTTGA